The following coding sequences are from one Bradyrhizobium sp. WSM471 window:
- a CDS encoding Ppx/GppA phosphatase family protein, which translates to MNDHTRLRDGLAPHGELGSMAAAFATEPAVGAQAPGTGVYAALDLGTNNCRLLIACPTHDGFRVVDSFSRIIRLGEGVSATGCISEAAIERAIVALGICRDKINLRKAKRLRLIATEACRAASNAEGFRSRVAAETGIELEVIDRETEAALAVLGCSPLVDPRGRGAILFDIGGGSTELVRIERDAANPEPRIKAWMSIPFGVVTLAEQFGGRDVTPEIYAAMEREVARHITPFAEQHGGDLADMHLLGTSGTVTTLAGIHLNLARYDRRRIDSVWMNDTDVTATINKLLGMSYEERAGNSCISIERADLVLAGCAILDAIRRAFPLPRLRVADRGLREGMLVEMMREDGALRSW; encoded by the coding sequence ATGAATGACCACACGCGGCTCCGCGACGGCCTTGCGCCGCACGGTGAGCTGGGGTCGATGGCGGCGGCGTTCGCCACTGAACCGGCCGTCGGCGCGCAAGCGCCGGGAACCGGCGTCTACGCGGCGCTCGACCTCGGCACCAACAATTGCAGGCTCCTGATCGCCTGTCCGACCCACGACGGCTTTCGGGTGGTCGATTCCTTCTCGCGCATCATCCGGCTCGGCGAGGGCGTCTCGGCGACGGGGTGCATCAGCGAGGCCGCGATCGAGCGCGCCATCGTGGCGCTCGGGATCTGCCGCGACAAGATCAACCTGCGCAAAGCCAAGCGATTGCGGCTGATCGCCACCGAAGCCTGCCGCGCTGCCTCGAACGCCGAGGGCTTTCGCAGCCGCGTCGCTGCCGAGACCGGGATCGAGCTCGAGGTGATCGACCGCGAGACCGAGGCGGCGCTCGCCGTGCTCGGCTGCTCGCCGCTGGTCGATCCCAGGGGGCGCGGCGCGATCCTGTTCGACATCGGCGGCGGCTCGACCGAGCTGGTGCGAATCGAGCGCGACGCCGCAAATCCGGAGCCGCGCATCAAAGCCTGGATGTCGATCCCGTTCGGTGTGGTCACGCTGGCCGAGCAGTTCGGGGGCCGCGACGTGACGCCCGAGATCTACGCCGCAATGGAGCGCGAGGTCGCCCGTCACATCACGCCGTTCGCCGAACAGCATGGCGGCGATCTCGCCGACATGCATCTCCTGGGCACATCCGGCACTGTGACGACGCTCGCCGGCATCCATCTCAATCTCGCGCGCTACGACCGCCGCCGCATCGACAGCGTCTGGATGAACGATACCGACGTCACTGCGACCATCAACAAGCTGCTCGGCATGAGCTATGAGGAGCGCGCCGGCAACAGCTGCATCAGTATCGAGCGCGCCGATCTCGTGCTGGCCGGCTGCGCCATCCTCGACGCGATCCGCCGCGCCTTTCCCCTGCCACGCCTGCGCGTCGCCGACCGGGGCCTGCGCGAAGGCATGCTGGTCGAGATGATGCGCGAAGACGGCGCGCTCAGGAGCTGGTGA